The proteins below are encoded in one region of Anaerolineae bacterium:
- a CDS encoding VWA domain-containing protein → MRRWHFPMVIIALFALTLLGARTVAAQGEIRLNLFDAVAEPNPGAPTYQVKLYFSLLDSGGNPIKSLTADDLTLKEDGQPVPVDSLDTIEESVSVAVLLDTSGSMAGKKIEAAREAAVEFIQNLKEGDRVAVLTFDTRPAIQIDFTEEHEAASQNVELIRPTPGGATCLYDALFQAVQMVAAEPVGRRAILVLTDGVDEINGRPCSTHSLEDVLALATNPAHRVPIYPIGLGNVVSEKVLDRLARETHARAQYAPTPDQLGALFGRMNDELRSRYVLRYTSQAGGGSHTLTLEVRYRDIQEQAQIAVDFPPLPYFILFDSPKDGENAYKPLTIAITVGGEGASIKKVQFLANGAPIGEDSDPPYTLEWDPTGYPEGTDILIEAVLQDATGTQLARSGVTIHRVPPPTPTPLPTAISTPTPSMAAPASAKSWWATLTASPWGPFLLGGISLLGMALLVFILVGARRRKAREAERARQWEAKLQAAPQAVETDMEHTMDVLAPSSEALGVLVVLQSEDPSMVNQRFEITRSVTTLGRKSTNDIAFPRDMAVSRQHAVIEERDGRLYLSEAVSVDEHGRPRRPTYGTFVNGHQIEASVLLRDGDEIQLGKRLRLRFEAVQPMDSEEDRTIDQGFTDDDRTINMG, encoded by the coding sequence CCTATCAGGTCAAACTGTACTTTTCTCTTCTGGACAGTGGCGGCAACCCGATAAAAAGCCTCACCGCCGATGATCTGACCCTGAAGGAAGACGGCCAGCCGGTGCCGGTGGACTCGCTGGACACGATCGAGGAGTCCGTCAGCGTGGCTGTGTTGCTGGACACCAGCGGCAGTATGGCCGGGAAGAAAATCGAAGCCGCCCGTGAGGCCGCAGTGGAGTTCATCCAAAACTTGAAGGAAGGCGACCGGGTGGCTGTACTCACCTTTGACACGCGCCCGGCTATCCAGATCGACTTTACCGAAGAGCATGAGGCGGCCAGTCAAAATGTGGAACTCATCCGACCCACGCCCGGAGGGGCCACCTGTCTTTATGACGCTCTCTTCCAGGCCGTGCAGATGGTGGCCGCCGAGCCGGTGGGGCGACGGGCCATCCTGGTGCTCACGGATGGCGTCGATGAAATCAACGGCCGGCCGTGCAGCACCCATTCTCTGGAAGATGTACTGGCCCTGGCCACCAACCCGGCCCATCGTGTGCCCATTTACCCTATCGGATTGGGAAATGTGGTAAGCGAGAAAGTGCTGGATCGACTGGCCAGGGAAACCCATGCCCGCGCCCAGTACGCCCCCACACCCGACCAACTCGGCGCCCTCTTTGGCCGGATGAACGATGAGTTACGCTCCCGCTATGTGCTGCGCTACACTTCCCAGGCGGGGGGTGGCTCCCACACCCTGACCCTGGAAGTGCGTTATCGGGATATCCAGGAACAGGCCCAAATCGCGGTGGATTTCCCGCCCCTGCCGTACTTCATCCTGTTTGACAGCCCCAAAGATGGTGAGAATGCCTATAAGCCCCTGACCATTGCCATCACCGTGGGAGGCGAGGGTGCTTCCATCAAAAAGGTGCAGTTTCTGGCCAATGGCGCCCCCATCGGAGAAGACAGCGATCCCCCTTACACCCTGGAATGGGACCCCACCGGATACCCTGAGGGGACGGACATCCTGATCGAGGCTGTACTTCAAGACGCGACCGGGACCCAACTGGCGCGCAGCGGCGTCACGATTCATCGCGTGCCGCCGCCCACGCCCACGCCGCTTCCCACCGCCATATCGACCCCCACCCCTTCGATGGCAGCTCCTGCCAGCGCAAAATCATGGTGGGCCACGCTGACGGCCTCTCCCTGGGGGCCCTTCCTGCTCGGCGGGATAAGTCTGCTTGGCATGGCCCTGCTGGTCTTCATTCTGGTAGGCGCCCGGCGTCGTAAGGCCCGGGAGGCCGAGCGCGCTCGCCAGTGGGAAGCCAAACTCCAGGCAGCGCCCCAGGCGGTCGAGACCGACATGGAACACACCATGGATGTTCTGGCTCCCAGCAGCGAAGCGCTGGGCGTGCTGGTTGTCTTGCAAAGCGAAGACCCCTCAATGGTCAACCAGCGCTTTGAGATCACCCGCTCCGTGACCACCCTGGGACGCAAGTCCACCAACGACATCGCCTTTCCCCGCGATATGGCCGTTTCCCGGCAGCACGCGGTCATTGAGGAGCGCGATGGACGGCTCTATCTGAGCGAAGCTGTGAGCGTAGACGAACACGGTCGCCCTCGCCGTCCGACCTACGGCACTTTTGTCAACGGTCACCAGATTGAAGCCAGTGTATTGCTCCGCGATGGCGATGAGATTCAATTGGGTAAGCGGCTTCGCCTGCGCTTTGAGGCCGTGCAGCCGATGGATAGCGAAGAGGACCGTACCATCGACCAGGGCTTTACGGACGATGACCGTACCATCAACATGGGATAA